In Halomarina salina, one DNA window encodes the following:
- a CDS encoding sugar porter family MFS transporter, producing MSLTDSVNQLLDAERDHGGYVYAMALVAAFNGLLFGFDTGVISGALLYIEDSFGLSTFLEQVVTSSVLVGAILGAATGGRLADRFGRRRLTLAGAVVFFVGSLGMALSPSLPMLIGWRIVVGVAVGVASVIGPLYISETAPPDIRGSLGFLQQLMITLGILLAYVVNYLFAPSFLEVIGWRWMLGFGAVPAVALGVGMYFLPESPRWLLEHDRTEEARDVLTRIREHGAVEEEIEEIREVSETEAKGGLSDLFEPWVRPALTVGIGLAVLQQVSGINTILYYAPTILSNIGLGDIASLFGTVGIGVVNVVMTAVALLLVDRVGRRPLLLVGVSGMTVMLGLLGLGFYLPGLSGVIGYMTLASMILYVAFFAISLGPVFWLMISEIYPLRIRGTAEGTASVFNWAANLLVALTFLSLINRFGEALGFWTLGVFSLVALVFIYFRVPETMGRSLEEIEADLRDSAIVGPDSGTSEAPDSSE from the coding sequence GTGAGTCTCACGGACAGCGTCAATCAGCTACTCGACGCCGAACGCGACCACGGTGGGTACGTCTACGCGATGGCGCTCGTCGCCGCGTTCAACGGACTGCTGTTCGGGTTCGACACCGGCGTCATCTCGGGGGCGCTGCTCTACATCGAGGACTCGTTCGGGCTGTCGACGTTCCTCGAACAGGTAGTCACCAGCAGCGTCCTCGTCGGTGCGATACTCGGTGCCGCGACGGGCGGCCGACTGGCCGACCGGTTCGGTCGGCGACGACTCACGCTGGCCGGCGCCGTCGTGTTCTTCGTCGGGTCGCTTGGGATGGCGCTCTCGCCGAGCCTCCCGATGCTCATCGGCTGGCGAATCGTGGTGGGCGTCGCCGTGGGCGTCGCGTCGGTCATCGGCCCGCTGTACATCTCCGAGACGGCCCCGCCCGACATCCGGGGGTCGCTCGGATTCCTCCAGCAGTTGATGATTACGCTCGGCATCCTGCTGGCGTACGTGGTGAACTACCTCTTCGCCCCCTCGTTCCTCGAGGTCATCGGGTGGCGCTGGATGCTCGGGTTCGGTGCGGTGCCCGCCGTGGCGCTCGGCGTCGGGATGTACTTTCTGCCCGAGAGTCCACGCTGGCTGCTCGAACACGACCGGACCGAGGAGGCCCGGGACGTGCTGACGCGCATCCGAGAACACGGCGCGGTCGAGGAGGAGATCGAGGAGATACGGGAGGTCAGCGAGACGGAGGCGAAAGGCGGCCTCTCGGACCTGTTCGAACCGTGGGTCCGGCCGGCGCTGACCGTCGGTATCGGACTGGCGGTGCTCCAGCAGGTCAGCGGCATCAACACCATCCTCTACTACGCGCCGACCATCCTCAGCAACATCGGCCTCGGCGACATCGCGTCGCTGTTCGGCACGGTCGGTATCGGCGTCGTCAACGTCGTGATGACGGCCGTCGCCCTCCTGCTGGTCGACCGCGTCGGCCGGCGGCCGCTGTTGCTCGTCGGCGTCAGCGGGATGACCGTCATGCTCGGCCTCCTCGGCCTCGGGTTCTACCTGCCGGGGCTGTCGGGCGTCATCGGCTACATGACGCTCGCGAGCATGATCCTCTACGTCGCGTTCTTCGCCATCAGCCTCGGCCCGGTGTTCTGGCTGATGATCTCCGAGATCTACCCGCTGCGCATCCGGGGGACCGCCGAGGGCACCGCGAGCGTCTTCAACTGGGCGGCGAACCTGCTCGTCGCGCTGACGTTCCTCTCGCTCATCAACCGCTTCGGCGAGGCGCTCGGGTTCTGGACGCTCGGCGTCTTCTCGCTCGTCGCGCTCGTCTTCATCTACTTCCGCGTCCCCGAGACGATGGGTCGCTCGCTCGAGGAGATCGAGGCCGACCTCCGCGACAGCGCCATCGTCGGCCCGGACTCGGGGACGTCGGAGGCCCCCGACTCCTCGGAGTGA
- a CDS encoding MFS transporter: protein MATGAESEAESSVRGVLRQFVSFERDVLVLSLAMFAFSLAFQMTSRYVPEYLRVLGAGAVVIGLFGTLGNVISFAYPYPGGALSDRIGSRRALTLFGLLSSLGFVVWLFADVFGVVTTGPVTLGPVSLPELTIPVGVFLGLLLAQCWSSFGLGATFAVVKQATTPERLATGFASTETVRRLAFLLGPLVAAAVLATYAFEDGFRVVLAIAAAVAFVGTVAQHRLYDATEDTLGKSFAGVGQVVADLRSLPEELPPLLVGDTLVRFANGMVYTFFVIVVVEFLEVGATLPVVGRLDPAAFFGVLLAVEMTVALLTMAPVAALSRRVGLKPVVALGFLVYAVFPILLVSAPADPLVVTLLFAFSGLRFAGLPAHKALIVGPAAADAGGRVTGSYYLVRNFAVIPSAALGGLLYEYSPELSFTVASAVGLVGVVLFLVFGEEFEDAIAT, encoded by the coding sequence ATGGCAACCGGGGCGGAGTCGGAGGCCGAGTCGAGCGTCCGGGGGGTGCTCCGGCAGTTCGTCTCGTTCGAGCGCGACGTGCTGGTGCTCTCGCTGGCGATGTTCGCGTTCAGCCTCGCGTTCCAGATGACGAGTCGCTACGTCCCCGAGTACCTCCGCGTCCTCGGTGCGGGGGCGGTCGTCATCGGCCTGTTCGGCACGCTCGGGAACGTCATCAGCTTCGCGTACCCGTACCCCGGCGGCGCGCTGTCGGACCGCATCGGGTCGCGCCGGGCGCTGACGCTGTTCGGCCTGCTGTCGTCGCTGGGGTTCGTCGTCTGGCTGTTCGCGGACGTGTTCGGCGTCGTGACGACCGGCCCGGTGACGCTGGGGCCGGTCTCGCTGCCGGAACTGACGATACCCGTCGGCGTCTTCCTCGGACTCCTGCTCGCGCAGTGCTGGAGTTCGTTCGGTCTCGGCGCGACGTTCGCCGTCGTCAAGCAGGCCACCACGCCCGAGCGACTGGCGACCGGGTTCGCCTCGACGGAGACCGTGCGCAGGCTCGCCTTCCTGCTCGGACCGCTCGTCGCGGCGGCCGTCCTCGCCACCTACGCGTTCGAGGACGGCTTCCGCGTCGTCCTCGCCATCGCGGCGGCCGTCGCGTTCGTCGGCACCGTCGCCCAGCACCGCCTCTACGACGCCACCGAGGACACCCTGGGCAAGTCGTTCGCGGGCGTCGGCCAGGTGGTCGCGGACCTGCGCTCGCTCCCCGAGGAACTGCCGCCGCTGCTCGTCGGCGACACGCTCGTCCGGTTCGCCAACGGGATGGTGTACACGTTCTTCGTCATCGTCGTCGTCGAGTTCCTCGAAGTGGGCGCGACGCTGCCCGTCGTCGGGCGACTCGACCCCGCCGCCTTCTTCGGCGTCCTCCTCGCGGTGGAGATGACCGTCGCGCTCCTGACGATGGCCCCCGTCGCGGCGCTCTCCCGACGCGTCGGCCTGAAACCGGTCGTCGCGCTGGGCTTCCTCGTCTACGCCGTGTTCCCGATACTCCTCGTCTCCGCGCCCGCGGACCCGCTGGTCGTCACGCTCCTGTTCGCGTTCTCGGGCCTCCGGTTCGCCGGGCTTCCCGCGCACAAGGCGCTCATCGTCGGCCCCGCAGCGGCCGACGCGGGCGGGCGGGTGACCGGGTCGTACTACCTCGTCCGGAACTTCGCGGTCATCCCGAGCGCCGCGCTGGGCGGTCTGCTGTACGAGTACTCGCCGGAACTGTCGTTCACCGTCGCCAGCGCTGTCGGTCTCGTTGGCGTCGTGCTGTTCCTCGTCTTCGGCGAGGAGTTCGAGGACGCCATCGCGACCTGA
- a CDS encoding carboxypeptidase-like regulatory domain-containing protein: MHRKYVSFVALLVLVSACAPTALAAQQQVTLTVTVVDQSGDSVGGANLTASWDGGAVTETTRANGQALIDVPEGASVAIDVEDDEYVRNVPKMVASAEGGAVTVDVAKEGSATVRVESAEGEALSDARVAISRDGTTVAHGTTNDKGGFYAETLERGDYDLKVVKSGYYSVERSLSVSSSYSFQTVSVEKGAVTARFRVVDDHFDEARTLAGATVKVGSLGQFNTSEDGTFSIGVPVNAEFEVGISKGGYGTTTQTVRIGESDDTMTLTVNRTPALTVSPTNTQVVVGQTVLVDVTDEYGDVVADATLRADGETVGTTNDQGSVRFSIDGAGEHDVTAVKAGVSSEAVVVEGVSSQQAAEGTPTTTEPTTADETVTSTTTEPTASDGVITTADSSGGSGPGFTGLLALLALVTTLGFLARRR, encoded by the coding sequence ATGCACAGGAAGTACGTTTCGTTCGTGGCACTGTTGGTGCTCGTCTCGGCGTGCGCGCCGACGGCGCTCGCGGCCCAACAGCAGGTGACACTCACGGTGACCGTCGTCGACCAGAGCGGTGACTCCGTCGGCGGCGCGAACCTGACCGCGTCCTGGGACGGTGGAGCGGTGACCGAGACGACCCGTGCGAACGGACAGGCGCTCATCGACGTCCCGGAGGGGGCGAGCGTCGCCATCGACGTCGAGGACGACGAGTACGTCCGGAACGTGCCCAAGATGGTCGCCTCCGCGGAGGGCGGTGCGGTGACGGTCGACGTGGCGAAGGAAGGGTCGGCGACGGTCCGCGTCGAGTCCGCCGAGGGCGAGGCGCTCTCCGATGCTCGCGTCGCCATCAGCCGAGACGGGACGACCGTCGCCCACGGGACGACGAACGACAAGGGCGGCTTCTACGCCGAGACGCTCGAACGCGGCGACTACGACCTCAAAGTCGTCAAGTCGGGCTACTACTCCGTCGAACGCTCGCTGTCGGTCAGCTCGTCGTACTCCTTCCAGACGGTCTCCGTCGAGAAGGGTGCGGTGACCGCCCGGTTCCGCGTCGTCGACGACCACTTCGACGAGGCGCGGACGCTGGCGGGGGCGACCGTGAAGGTCGGCTCGCTCGGCCAGTTCAACACCTCCGAGGACGGGACGTTCTCCATCGGCGTCCCCGTCAACGCCGAGTTCGAGGTCGGCATCTCGAAGGGGGGTTACGGGACGACCACCCAGACGGTCCGCATCGGCGAGTCCGACGACACGATGACGCTCACCGTCAACCGGACGCCCGCGCTGACGGTCTCGCCGACGAACACCCAGGTCGTCGTCGGCCAGACCGTCCTGGTGGACGTCACCGACGAGTACGGTGACGTGGTCGCCGACGCCACCCTCCGCGCCGACGGTGAGACCGTCGGCACGACGAACGACCAGGGGAGCGTCCGATTCTCCATCGACGGCGCCGGCGAGCACGACGTCACCGCGGTGAAGGCCGGCGTCAGCTCCGAGGCCGTCGTCGTCGAGGGCGTCTCGAGCCAGCAGGCCGCCGAGGGGACGCCCACCACGACCGAGCCGACGACGGCGGACGAGACCGTCACGTCCACCACGACCGAGCCGACGGCGTCCGACGGGGTCATCACGACCGCCGACTCCTCCGGCGGGTCGGGTCCCGGGTTCACCGGACTGCTCGCCCTGCTCGCGCTCGTGACGACCCTCGGGTTCCTCGCCCGGCGTCGCTGA
- a CDS encoding PfkB family carbohydrate kinase — protein sequence MTLVTFGEASLWLAPPTGDRLSSADSLRVRVDGVESNAAVTAASLDTDAVWLSRLPETPLGERVAGALRGYGIDVDATWVHEGRQGVRFFERGNGPRADHAVDDVEDAAVTTVSAEELAVQRLAGADAFYTSAATMALSRDLARTCATLMKTAVSNDVRTAFSLTDRGRWTEEMARDAAERVLPDVDVLVARESDAARLVERPDQTPREMAHTLASRYDVEQVAITRGERGAIVWEDSTVNERRAVETPTVDPTGSHDAFAGAFLSRSLAGARVAEALDFGVAGATLARTVAGPVLTATADEYRATIAAMDEADR from the coding sequence GTGACGCTCGTCACGTTCGGGGAGGCGTCGCTGTGGCTGGCACCGCCGACGGGCGACCGCCTGTCGAGCGCCGACAGCCTCCGGGTCCGTGTCGACGGCGTCGAGAGCAACGCGGCCGTCACGGCGGCGAGCCTGGACACCGACGCGGTGTGGCTGTCGCGTCTCCCCGAGACGCCACTCGGCGAACGGGTCGCGGGGGCGCTCCGCGGGTACGGCATCGACGTGGACGCGACGTGGGTCCACGAGGGGCGACAGGGCGTGCGGTTCTTCGAGCGAGGGAACGGCCCCCGCGCCGACCACGCGGTCGACGACGTCGAGGACGCGGCAGTGACGACCGTCTCCGCCGAGGAACTCGCCGTCCAGCGACTGGCCGGTGCCGACGCGTTCTACACCTCCGCGGCGACGATGGCGCTCTCGAGGGACCTCGCGCGGACCTGCGCGACGCTGATGAAGACGGCCGTCAGCAACGACGTGCGGACGGCGTTCTCGCTGACCGACCGCGGGCGCTGGACCGAGGAGATGGCCCGCGACGCCGCCGAGCGAGTGCTGCCCGACGTGGACGTGCTCGTCGCCCGCGAGTCGGACGCCGCCCGACTGGTCGAGCGTCCGGACCAGACGCCCCGCGAGATGGCGCACACGCTGGCGTCGCGCTACGACGTCGAGCAGGTGGCTATCACCCGCGGCGAGCGGGGAGCCATCGTCTGGGAGGACTCGACGGTCAACGAGCGCCGGGCGGTCGAGACGCCGACGGTGGACCCGACCGGGTCACACGACGCGTTCGCGGGTGCGTTCCTCTCGCGGTCGCTCGCCGGGGCTCGCGTCGCCGAAGCCCTCGACTTCGGCGTCGCGGGGGCGACGCTCGCCCGTACCGTCGCCGGTCCCGTCCTCACGGCGACCGCCGACGAGTACCGGGCGACCATCGCGGCGATGGACGAGGCCGACCGCTGA
- a CDS encoding ester cyclase — protein sequence MVATTSTEENERIARRVPEDIATRQDLDLVDEVYAEDAVEHDPMGDHHGREWIRADMERLLDAFPDLTASVEECVAEGDTVAMRVTLRGTHEGEFAGIEPTGRSFEVDNVVFTRVEDGMIAERWVHPDTLGMLTQLGVVASPFE from the coding sequence ATGGTAGCAACGACAAGCACGGAGGAGAACGAGCGCATCGCTCGACGCGTCCCGGAGGACATCGCCACGCGACAGGACCTCGACCTCGTCGACGAGGTGTACGCCGAGGACGCCGTCGAACACGACCCGATGGGAGACCACCACGGCCGGGAGTGGATTCGGGCGGACATGGAACGACTGCTGGACGCGTTCCCGGACCTGACCGCGAGCGTCGAGGAGTGCGTCGCCGAGGGCGACACCGTCGCGATGCGCGTCACGCTCCGCGGCACGCACGAGGGCGAGTTCGCGGGAATCGAACCGACAGGCCGGTCCTTCGAGGTGGACAACGTGGTGTTCACGCGCGTCGAGGACGGGATGATCGCCGAGCGGTGGGTCCACCCCGACACGCTCGGCATGCTGACGCAACTCGGCGTGGTGGCGTCGCCCTTCGAGTGA
- the mutL gene encoding DNA mismatch repair endonuclease MutL yields the protein MTGSGDDTDGSGTTDEDDSPAIRELDATTVERIAAGEVVERPASVVKELVENAIDADASRVRVAVENGGIDGIRVEDDGHGMGESAARRAVEKHTTSKIRDIDDLEAGVSTLGFRGEALYAIAAVSRLTVTTKPHGGARGTEVRVEGGETTHVGPAGCPEGTTVVVEDLFYNVPARRKYLKQPTTEADHVQRVVTGYALANPDVAVTFETDGRERFATTGRGDLRSAVMSVYGREVASSMTSVDADAPDGPLAGVSGLVSHPETTRASPEYVATFVDGRWVTARAVREAVVGAYGGQLAPDRYPFAVVFLDVDPATVDVNVHPRKLEVRFEDEQGVRAQVETSVERSLLDAGLIRSRAPRGRSAPEQTDIAPERASDTDEEQSAAADANGGTNTTTSGDHSSSADASTDTNRTNATGADPRGLPDTPATRSGRQQSSGRGRPAGARSSSSSGSSEQTGASSRPDRQDDADDPATTPDVSGSRTPSVSDGDRQTAAQSDPDRKFRGPVEQTRLSERPPDPEYERLPPLRVLGQYDETYLVAAAEDGLLLVDQHAADERINYERLREEFAEGVTAQTLAEPVELELTAREATLFDPYREALTDLGFDAELTDERTVEVRSVPALLTGHENLVPDLLTAFVAGDGAATVTEAADELLADLACYPSITGNTSLREGTVVDLLSALDDCENPYACPHGRPTIVAFDRGDIEDRFERDYPGHGGRRDEL from the coding sequence ATGACCGGGAGCGGCGACGACACGGACGGTTCCGGAACGACTGACGAGGACGACTCGCCCGCCATCCGCGAACTCGACGCCACCACCGTCGAGCGCATCGCGGCGGGCGAGGTCGTCGAACGACCCGCCTCGGTCGTGAAGGAACTCGTCGAGAACGCTATCGACGCCGACGCCTCCAGAGTACGGGTCGCCGTCGAGAACGGCGGTATCGACGGCATCCGCGTCGAGGACGACGGTCACGGGATGGGCGAGTCGGCCGCCCGTCGCGCCGTCGAGAAGCACACCACCTCGAAGATACGCGACATCGACGACCTCGAAGCGGGGGTCAGCACGCTCGGCTTCCGCGGTGAAGCGCTGTACGCCATCGCCGCGGTGTCGCGGCTGACCGTCACGACGAAACCGCACGGCGGCGCACGGGGGACCGAGGTACGGGTCGAGGGTGGCGAGACGACCCACGTCGGTCCCGCCGGCTGTCCGGAGGGCACCACCGTCGTCGTCGAGGACCTGTTCTACAACGTCCCGGCGCGCCGGAAGTACCTGAAACAGCCAACTACGGAGGCCGACCACGTCCAGCGGGTCGTCACGGGCTACGCCCTGGCGAACCCGGACGTCGCGGTCACCTTCGAGACCGACGGCCGCGAGCGGTTCGCCACGACGGGGCGCGGCGACCTGCGCTCGGCGGTCATGTCGGTGTACGGCCGCGAGGTGGCGAGTTCGATGACGTCCGTCGACGCCGACGCGCCCGACGGGCCACTGGCGGGCGTCTCGGGACTCGTCAGCCACCCGGAGACGACGCGCGCGAGTCCGGAGTACGTCGCCACGTTCGTCGACGGTCGCTGGGTCACCGCCCGTGCCGTCCGCGAGGCCGTCGTGGGGGCCTACGGCGGGCAACTCGCCCCCGACCGCTACCCGTTCGCCGTCGTCTTCCTCGACGTGGACCCGGCGACGGTCGACGTCAACGTCCACCCCCGCAAACTGGAGGTCCGGTTCGAAGACGAACAGGGCGTCAGAGCGCAGGTCGAGACGAGCGTCGAGCGCTCGCTGCTGGACGCGGGACTGATTCGGTCGCGCGCGCCCCGCGGCCGGTCGGCCCCCGAGCAGACCGACATCGCTCCCGAGCGAGCGAGCGACACGGACGAGGAGCAGTCAGCCGCCGCAGACGCGAACGGCGGTACGAACACTACTACGTCCGGAGACCACTCCTCGTCGGCCGACGCCTCTACCGACACGAACCGGACGAACGCGACGGGCGCGGACCCGCGTGGCCTTCCCGACACGCCCGCGACGCGGTCCGGCCGCCAGCAGTCGAGCGGTCGGGGTCGGCCCGCGGGTGCGCGTTCGAGTTCGTCGTCGGGGTCGTCCGAGCAGACGGGTGCGTCCTCCCGCCCGGATCGGCAGGACGACGCCGACGACCCGGCGACCACCCCGGATGTGAGTGGTTCCCGAACCCCCTCCGTTTCGGATGGAGACCGACAGACTGCGGCCCAGAGCGACCCGGACCGGAAGTTCAGGGGGCCGGTCGAGCAGACGCGGCTCTCCGAGCGCCCACCGGACCCCGAGTACGAGCGGCTGCCGCCGTTGCGGGTGCTCGGGCAGTACGACGAGACGTACCTCGTCGCGGCCGCCGAGGACGGCCTGCTCCTGGTCGACCAGCACGCCGCGGACGAGCGCATCAACTACGAGCGCCTCCGCGAGGAGTTCGCCGAGGGCGTGACGGCCCAGACGCTCGCCGAACCGGTCGAACTCGAACTCACCGCGCGCGAGGCCACGCTGTTCGACCCGTACCGCGAGGCGCTGACCGACCTCGGGTTCGACGCGGAACTGACCGACGAGCGCACCGTCGAGGTCCGGTCGGTGCCAGCGCTGCTGACCGGCCACGAGAACCTCGTCCCGGACCTGCTGACGGCGTTCGTCGCGGGCGACGGCGCGGCGACGGTGACCGAGGCGGCAGACGAACTGCTCGCGGACCTGGCGTGTTACCCCTCCATCACGGGGAACACGTCGCTGCGCGAGGGGACGGTCGTCGACCTGCTGTCGGCGCTCGACGACTGCGAGAACCCCTACGCCTGCCCGCACGGCCGCCCCACCATCGTCGCGTTCGACCGCGGGGACATTGAGGACCGGTTCGAACGGGACTACCCCGGCCACGGCGGCCGTCGAGACGAACTGTAG
- a CDS encoding NUDIX domain-containing protein translates to MTEETHFRGNVTQKAVTFGPAGDVLLVQHPEGKWVIPGGRVNAGESAEAALIREMREETSLTVTVERPVLTGTDLWTNDDGEPMFTVVYRCEAEERAVTLNDEHDDYVWLPPKQAAQRVRGEPLAVAIERAWGGRR, encoded by the coding sequence GTGACCGAGGAGACGCACTTCCGCGGGAACGTAACCCAGAAGGCGGTGACGTTCGGCCCGGCCGGCGACGTGTTGCTCGTCCAGCACCCCGAGGGGAAGTGGGTCATTCCGGGTGGGCGCGTCAACGCCGGTGAGTCGGCCGAGGCGGCGCTGATACGCGAGATGCGCGAGGAGACGTCCCTCACCGTCACCGTCGAGCGGCCGGTGCTCACAGGCACCGACCTCTGGACCAACGACGACGGCGAACCGATGTTCACCGTCGTCTACCGCTGTGAGGCCGAGGAACGGGCGGTCACGCTCAACGACGAACACGACGACTACGTCTGGCTGCCTCCGAAGCAGGCGGCCCAGCGAGTGCGCGGCGAGCCGCTCGCCGTCGCCATCGAACGGGCGTGGGGTGGGCGCCGATGA
- a CDS encoding sulfite exporter TauE/SafE family protein encodes MFGTGVSAVGLVVLVLLGFVIATTVNTFAMEAAVLFTPAFMFVFPVLVPGFPSVGVNAAIGLALFVELFGYSSSVSAYWFRHQIDFHVAAKLLAITVPVAVVARVGSYLVPSDLLMLAFGGLLVTLSVVLYESHERGPSILDTLLEKPVLGLTDAVPDEYEPRTRVLADGGTVEAGTRDGFDLEPLDTAVTFVGGLLAGLVGIAVGELTQTMLTVRKKVPIDVSTGTSALVLHVTIVAALVTNLLLLRFAPAIAGEGFTVPFGVGTFVAVGCLFGGQMGAFLNNRLSEETVLQMLMVAYFVIGVFVVGRTLLAGTAH; translated from the coding sequence ATGTTCGGCACGGGCGTCTCGGCGGTCGGCCTCGTGGTCCTCGTCCTCCTCGGGTTCGTCATCGCGACGACGGTCAACACGTTCGCGATGGAGGCGGCGGTGCTGTTCACCCCGGCGTTCATGTTCGTCTTCCCCGTCCTCGTGCCGGGGTTCCCGAGCGTCGGCGTCAACGCCGCCATCGGACTGGCGCTGTTCGTCGAACTGTTCGGCTACAGCTCCAGCGTCTCGGCGTACTGGTTCCGCCACCAGATCGACTTCCACGTCGCCGCGAAGCTGCTGGCCATCACCGTTCCCGTCGCCGTCGTCGCCCGCGTCGGGTCGTACCTCGTCCCGTCGGACCTGCTGATGCTGGCGTTCGGAGGCCTGCTGGTGACGCTCTCGGTCGTCCTCTACGAGTCCCACGAGCGCGGCCCGTCCATCCTCGACACGCTGCTGGAGAAACCCGTGCTGGGGCTGACCGACGCGGTCCCCGACGAGTACGAGCCGCGGACGCGCGTCCTCGCCGACGGGGGGACCGTCGAGGCGGGGACGCGCGACGGGTTCGACCTCGAACCGCTCGACACCGCCGTCACGTTCGTCGGCGGCCTGCTCGCCGGACTCGTCGGCATCGCCGTCGGCGAACTCACGCAGACGATGCTCACCGTGCGGAAGAAGGTGCCAATCGACGTCTCCACGGGGACGAGCGCGCTCGTCCTCCACGTCACCATCGTCGCGGCGCTGGTGACGAACCTGCTCCTGCTCCGGTTCGCGCCCGCCATCGCTGGCGAGGGGTTCACCGTCCCGTTCGGCGTCGGAACGTTCGTCGCCGTCGGCTGTCTGTTCGGCGGACAGATGGGCGCGTTCCTCAACAACCGACTCTCGGAGGAGACGGTCCTCCAGATGCTGATGGTCGCGTACTTCGTCATCGGCGTCTTCGTCGTCGGGCGGACGCTGCTGGCTGGCACCGCACACTGA
- a CDS encoding putative quinol monooxygenase — translation MILQYAVIPIDPDSRDEAIEALTELGEQSRAESGVVDYRVTSDVDDEHTVRIVEQYEDEEAVEAHMTSDHFGTFQERLPSFAGGDVELYKYEVSDSTQLM, via the coding sequence ATGATACTCCAGTACGCCGTCATCCCCATCGACCCGGACAGTCGCGACGAGGCTATCGAGGCGCTCACCGAACTCGGCGAGCAGTCGCGCGCGGAGTCGGGCGTCGTCGACTACCGCGTCACCAGCGACGTGGACGACGAGCACACGGTCCGCATCGTCGAGCAGTACGAGGACGAGGAGGCGGTCGAGGCACACATGACCAGCGACCACTTCGGAACGTTCCAGGAGCGACTCCCGTCGTTCGCGGGCGGCGACGTCGAACTGTACAAGTACGAAGTGTCGGACTCGACGCAGCTGATGTAA